Proteins encoded within one genomic window of Arachis ipaensis cultivar K30076 chromosome B08, Araip1.1, whole genome shotgun sequence:
- the LOC110265207 gene encoding protein FAR-RED IMPAIRED RESPONSE 1-like, which produces MTGQWRISRVEVSHSHPLNPKLSGMFSANRQLSMHVKDLIQQNDQAGIRPSKMYQALANAAGGPANLTFTEKDVRNYISRHLRISGDKTDPKELLKHFSRMKELNPNFFFEIDVDENHNLRNVFWADARCRAAWEYFGDVVTFDTTYKTNRYDMPFESFVGVNHHGMSTLLGCALLRNEDTLFFKDKFWVGMRSTQRSESMHSVFDKYLNSKSFLLQFVRQYQHCIIDNEQKELECDAADLRGIIPCVSSSPIEKQFQKKYTNSIFRDVQDQFIKKADCNTEIGVSDGEARPAYSGGPKILARPA; this is translated from the exons ATGACAGGGCAGTGGAGGATTTCTCGAGTAGAGGTGTCCCACTCACACCCGCTTAATCCGAAGCTATCTGGAATGTTCTCAGCAAACCGTCAGCTAAGTATGCATGTGAAGGACCTGATACAGCAAAACGACCAAGCTGGCATTAGACCGAGTAAGATGTACCAGGCACTAGCCAATGCCGCCGGTGGCCCTGCCAACCTCACCTTTACGGAGAAGGATGTTAGAAATTATATTAGTCGTCACTTACGCATTTCCGGGGATAAGACGGATCCAAAAGAGTTACTTAAGCACTTCTCACGAATGAAGGAGCTCAATCCAAACTTTTTCTTTGAAATAGATGTGGATGAAAACCATAACCTTAGAAATGTGTTTTGGGCCGATGCTCGGTGTAGAGCTGCATGGGAATATTTTGGTGATGTCGTGACGTTTGACACTACTTACAAGACTAATAG gTACGACATGCCGTTTGAGTCTTTCGTAGGTGTCAACCACCATGGGATGTCTACGCTTCTTGGGTGTGCATTATTGCGGAATGAGGATACTC TATTTTTCAAGGACAAATTCTGGGTTGGCATGAGGAGCACACAGCGTAGTGAGAGCATGCATTCAGTTTTCGATAAGTACTTAAACAGTAAGAGCTTTTTGTTGCAATTTGTTCGCCAATACCAACACTGTATTATAGACAATGAGCAAAAGGAGCTTGAGTGTGATGCTGCTGATTTAAGGGGGATTATCCCTTGTGTTTCCAGCTCACCAATAGAGAAGCAGTTTCagaaaaaatatacaaactccaTATTTCGAGACGTTCAGGATCAATTTATAAAAAAAGCCGATTGTAACACAGAAATAGGGGTGTCAgacggggaagcccgccccgcctaTTCAGGCGGTCCCAAAATCCTAGCCCGCCCCGCTTAA